Below is a genomic region from bacterium.
ACGACCGGTCTCGACCCGATCGCCGAGGAGGCCGTGCTGGCGGGACTGGCCGAGTTGACGCGCGGCCGCACGACGCTGGTCATCGCCCACCATCTCAGCACCATCCTGCGCGCCGATCGCATCGTCTTCCTGCGGGAGGGCCGAATCGTCGAGGAGGGGCCGCACCGGGCATTGCTCGCGCAGGGCGGCGCCTATGCCGAGTTCTTCCAGAGCGAGTGGGGACGGATCGCCAAGCATGCCTGAGAGCAGCGACAGGCGGCCCGCAGCGAATGGGCAGGTGCCAGGCGAGGCAGGGCCGTCCCCAGCCTGGCAGCGACGCCGGGAGCGTCTCCTCCTGCCGAGCAAGGCGCTGCGGCTCCTGCGCGAAACGGGCGCCGATTCGGACTGGGAGCTTCGCGGTCTGGTTGCGATCACCCCGGTCAAGGAGTGGCCCGAGCGCCGCTTGACGGTGCGCTACCTGGCCCTCGCGCGGCAGGCGGGGCAGCGAACCCGGCCGCTGGTCCTCTACGGCAAGCTCTATCGTGGGTCCGGCGGGGAACGCAGCCTGGCAGTCCTGCGCGCACTGCGCGCGCAGATCGGGTCCGGCTGCGACCTGCCCGACCCGCTCGGCTATCTTGCGCGACGCCGCTTCCTCCTGATGACGGGCCTGGAGGGCGTGAGCCTCGCGGAGGCCTGCGCGGGGCCCGGGGCAGTGAGCCAGGTGGCGCGAGCCGGTTCGGCGCTCGCCAGCTTCCACGGCGCCCCTGGCCTGGCGGAGGGCGCGCAGCGGGGGCAGTCGCCCTGGCCCCGCCACAGCCGGGAGGCGGAACTGGCCGTGCTCGAGGAGGCGAAGGAGCGAGTTGCCCGGAGCGAACTGGCGGAGTCGCTCCGGTGCCTGTACGCCGAGACCGCCCGGGCCGCCGCGGGCGTGCTGGCGGCGCTGCCCGAGGGGCCGGCGGTCACTCTCCACCGCGACCTCTACCCGGACCAGATCATCCTGAGCGCGGCCCGTGTGGGCCTCATCGATCTCGACGCGGTGGCCCTCGGTGAGGCCGAGTTGGACCTCGGCAACCTCGCCGCGCACCTGTGGCTCGCCGATCTCCAGACCCACGGACGGCTGGCGGCCGCGCCCGGCCTCGCTTCCGCTCTCCTCGCCGCCTATGGCGAGACGCAGGCCATCGACCGCCGCCGCCTGGCCAGCTACCGCGCAGCGGCCTTGCTCAGGCTGGCCTCGCTCGAACGGCTGGCGGCACCCGCGCGCAGCGTGCTGCCCTGGCCGCAACTCGCCGGGCGCCTCATCCAGGAGGCGCGGGCGGCCCTGGCGAGCGAGTACGTCTCCGGCCGGCGCTGAGCCGGCCCCTAGCGCGGGTGGTCGACCTGTGCCGCTTCGGGGATGCGGCGCAGGTACTCCGTGTCCGGGATTGCACCATACCAGAGCCCGGCCGCCCGGCTGCCCGCGTAGCCCACCAGGAAGAGCAGGACCACCAGCGCCGCGAAGCGCAGGGCGCTGAGCTGGCGCCGCGTGCCAGCGAGCGCGAGCGCGTTGGTTTGCGGGCAGGAGGCGACGCAGTCCAGGCAGCCCGTGCACTCGGGGCTCAGCACGCGCGCCGAGCGCGAGATCGGCAAGCGCGCCATGCAGACGCGGTCGCAGAGCCCGCAGTCCGTGCAGCGCGGCGCGTGGCGCGCGATGCGCAAGGGCGAGGCCCAGGACACGAGCCCGAGCAGGGCGCCGTAGGGGCAGAGGTAGCGGCACCAGGGGCCGTTCACGACCAGCGAGGCCGCGGCGAGGGCGAGCAGCACGATCGCCGCCGTCAGCCCCATCCGCGTGAAGAACCAGAGCATCTTCACATCGGCGACCTGGTTGTAGTCGCTGGCGATGAAAGCGGCGAGCGCCGGCCCGCTCATCGTGAAGATCGCCCACAGGAAAAAACCGAGCAGCAGGTACTTCACGCCGCGCAGCGGGATGTCGACCGCGCCCGGCAGGCGCGGATTGCGCCCACGGAGGCCGGGCAGGCGCCGGCCGAGGCGGGCGAGGCTCTCCGAGAGGAGACCCACCGGGCAGACCCAACTGCAGAACGCCTTTCGGAGGAGCAGAGCCATCGCCACGAAGAGGAGAAAGAGCATGGTCGCCGCGGGGTGTACGGCATTGAGCCGGCCCTGGCGGATCCAGTCGACGAGGCCCATCAGCCCGCTGATCGGCAGGAAGCCCTCGACGCCCGGCGGCCGCGCGGGCAGCTCGTAGCGCGCAGCGAGTGCCTCGGCATCGAGCCCGCGCTCGAGGTCGGCGCGGTAGGCGGGGGCGAGCTGCTCGGCCCGGCGCACGAAGTGGGCGAACTGCAGCCCGAGCAAGAGCACGAGGGCCGCGAAGCCGATCTGGACGAGCAGGCGCACGCGGTAGCTCTTCAGGCCGCGACGGCCGACAGTGCCGGCGAGGATGCGCTGCATGGTCCTCCTGAGGCCGGTGCCGCACCTCACCTCGCGCTGCCGGGCGCCGGTCCGCCCTTACCGGCCAAGGTAGGCAGGCGTCGCGGGCCCTGCTATGATGCGGGTCAAGTTTCGGTCCCGAGGACGGTCCCCTTGCGCTCCCGCCGCCTGCTGCTGTGGCTCTACCTCGTCTTCCTGGTGACGATCCTCGCCCAGGGCATCTGGTGGCTCGTCTACCTCGGGCGCGAAGGCAGGCACTACCTGAACTGGCAAGTGCAGCGCCTGCAAACGGACCAGCTCCACGCCGCCCACCTCCTGCGCAGCGTGCCCGCCTTCCAGGCTGACCCCGAAGGCACGCTGGCGCCGCACTTCCCCGATCTGCACTTCGCGCGCACGCCGCACGGCTACGAGATCCACATCGACCCGGGGATGGAGAGCGCGATCCGCGTCGAGACCGCGCGCCGCCGGCGGATGTTCCTCTGGGAGGGCGGCTTCTTCCTCTTCCTGCTCCTGGCCGG
It encodes:
- a CDS encoding aminoglycoside phosphotransferase family protein; protein product: MPSSSRASGDGSPSMPESSDRRPAANGQVPGEAGPSPAWQRRRERLLLPSKALRLLRETGADSDWELRGLVAITPVKEWPERRLTVRYLALARQAGQRTRPLVLYGKLYRGSGGERSLAVLRALRAQIGSGCDLPDPLGYLARRRFLLMTGLEGVSLAEACAGPGAVSQVARAGSALASFHGAPGLAEGAQRGQSPWPRHSREAELAVLEEAKERVARSELAESLRCLYAETARAAAGVLAALPEGPAVTLHRDLYPDQIILSAARVGLIDLDAVALGEAELDLGNLAAHLWLADLQTHGRLAAAPGLASALLAAYGETQAIDRRRLASYRAAALLRLASLERLAAPARSVLPWPQLAGRLIQEARAALASEYVSGRR
- a CDS encoding 4Fe-4S binding protein — its product is MQRILAGTVGRRGLKSYRVRLLVQIGFAALVLLLGLQFAHFVRRAEQLAPAYRADLERGLDAEALAARYELPARPPGVEGFLPISGLMGLVDWIRQGRLNAVHPAATMLFLLFVAMALLLRKAFCSWVCPVGLLSESLARLGRRLPGLRGRNPRLPGAVDIPLRGVKYLLLGFFLWAIFTMSGPALAAFIASDYNQVADVKMLWFFTRMGLTAAIVLLALAAASLVVNGPWCRYLCPYGALLGLVSWASPLRIARHAPRCTDCGLCDRVCMARLPISRSARVLSPECTGCLDCVASCPQTNALALAGTRRQLSALRFAALVVLLFLVGYAGSRAAGLWYGAIPDTEYLRRIPEAAQVDHPR